A region of the Ranitomeya variabilis isolate aRanVar5 chromosome 5, aRanVar5.hap1, whole genome shotgun sequence genome:
gagcacatacagcgccccctagctgtaacagggttcACTGCCTCACAATACGGATGTTGTAGACAGGGCTGTTTATACGGATGTTGTATACTGGGCTGTGGATACGGATGTTGTTGACGGGGCTCTGTATACAGATGTTGTAGACGGGGCTGTGTATACGGATGTTGTAGACGGGGCTGTGTATACGGATGTTGTAGACGGAGCTGTGTATACGGATGTTGTAGACGGAGCTGTGTATACGGATGTTGTAGACGGAGCTGTGTATACGGATGTTGTAGACGGAGCTGTGTATACGGATGTTGTAGACGGAGCTGTGTATACGGATGTTGTAGACGGAGCTGTGTATACGGATGTTGTAGACGGAGCTGTGTATACGGATGTTGTAGACGGGGCTGTGTATACGGATGTTGTAGATGGGGCTGTGTATACGGACGGGGCTGTGTTTACGGACGGAGCTGTGTTTACGGATGTTACACATGGATACTGTATATAGACCAGACTCAGGACCTGCTCTTGTAGCCGGATCCCGGGCCGCAGCCATGTCCTGGTGTCGTGTTCTCTTCCTGATTACATATCAGGTCTACATACAATAATGTTGAGTTCCTATATCCTGACAGTAACCTGTATATCTATAGCTATTGTGAAACTACAGCTCTAAATGTGCCGGCAGGTaggtcatgctgggagttgtagttccactgAAGCTAGAGGCCATGCAGGTTGCAGTTATCAGACTTTTTTGTGGGTATTTCATGAGGTGAATTTGTCAAGTGCCGCTGTGAGTAAAATAGCGTTTGCCTAGTATTAGGGTCAGTCATCTCTTTAGAAGTGATGAGATGTGTCCCCTGCCTGTGTGTTCTGTACCGTGCCCTCCCCCGATAGTTCTGCTGGATAATACGAGATCAGACTGATGGGGAACCTAGatcgtgagccccaatggggacagtgaggataatgtctgtaaagcgctgtggaattaatggtgctatatgagTGAGTAAAATAACCTGTCTGTGATTCATTTATTTATCTTCTCCCCAGATATAATCCGAAATATTCGAGACCCGGAGAAGCCCAGCACATTAGAAGACCTAGAGGTCGTGTCAGAGAGTTGTGTGACCGTAGAGGAGCTGGATGATGAATGCTTCCTGGTGACCATCAAGTTCACCCCCACGGTCCCGCACTGCTCGCTGGCCACGCTTATTGGTAAGAAGAAGGAAAACCAACCTGGACCCTGCTGATCCCACAGCTGTGATATGTGCAGGGGCCCCTGTGTAAgggcagtatatgggccccttgcTCCCAGATATGTCTGTGTAGAGCACATAAGCACGCTCTCTAAATATCCGGCAGAAATTGTTAGCTATGACATTCATTGGGTCAGTTCTTTACATGCAGCCTAATAATGGAAGAATGCTTTTAGGGTGTCAGTGTGCTCCTATTACCTACAGGTGAGTGCGTCGGTGCTCCCCTCGCCTCCAGGTGAGTGCGTCGGTGCTCCCCTCGCCTCCAGGTGAGTGCGTCGGTGCTCCCCTCGCCTCCAGGTGAGTGCGTCGGTGCTCCCCTCGCCTCCAGGTGAGTGCGTCGGTGCTCCCCTCGCCTCCAGGTGAGTGCGTCGGTGCTCCCCTCGCCTCCAGGTGAGTGCGTCGGTGCGCCTATGGGACCAACTGATTTAGCCATTCAGGTAGTCTTATAAAGGTGAATGGAGCAGCGATCACACATCACTACCGCTACACTGGACCTTGGGACAAAGTCTTCAGTATCACCGAGGGTCAGCTTGTTCACACCATGATGTACATGCTGCAAAAAATAGGTCCTACATTGACTTGAAGGTTTATTAGCAGATGGCAGGAACCACAAATGTTCGGCATCGGCACATATTTATGAAAGTTGCTGGAGAACATCCAGGTCTTGGCCCTGGCAATCAGTTTGTTTTTTACCAGACAAGTTGTATTTCCATTTGTACCATTACAGGGTACATATAATATATTCTTTAACACTTTTATTGAGGAAGGTGGAAGGAACTAAATCAACTTTGATAATTGATTTTTGTGGTTTAGTTTTTACAGTAATCTTCTAAAACCACGTTGTGTATTTTCTTCCATTTACAACAATACTAAAAGGGCGTGTTTTTGTTTGTTTACTTATATAGCTTATAACTTTTGCACTATAATAGCTTTGTTTTCATCCATGTTACTGGAGAACAGACGATGGCCTCAGTGGCAGACCCTAAACACGTGGCAGGCCCTAAACATGTGGCAGCTCCTCATAGTCATATTCCACCCGCAGACACTGAGTTAAACCAGTTTATAGTTCAGGAGATGGACGTACCTGTTTGGCAGGGCTTGCTACATTGTTTTTTTGGATTTGAAAATAGACCACCACCCCAAGAGTAGACTTCTTGGTCTCTCACCAGATTTAACACACGATCCTGCCTCCTCCTCCATCCAGGATCATGGTGGCCATAGACTAGAGAACCATATTGAATCCTTTGCCAAACCTTCCCTGTAACcaattttcttttcttttgatGCTCCAGCAATGAATCTGTCGGAGCTCTCCCAGACCAATAAGCACCGCTGCGATGGCTCCACTTATGCTGCATAGTAGCCGTTCATTGAACACGCAGGCTCCAGTGCTGGTCCACAGACGCAGGGTCTAAAACCCTTCATAGCTTCTTTTATATTCATCAGCCTCTCAGATTGGATTATGTCCAAAGACACAGGCAGTCATGGGGCATTTACACTTTGTGAATCAGTGTTGTTAAAAGTGGTTGTTTGCGACTGTCTTGTGTAAGCAGGCTGACTGTCACACAATGAACGAGCAAAATGCtccatcaggtgaaatgatcttttatgcagcatgaaaagatcatcgttctcagcGGCGCATGGTCCTGTGTAATCAGCACTTGTACTGGCGAGAACTATGGCAGCGTATGTGCACTGAGCCATGTATTACAGATCCCTCAGTGTGCATTGTGTGCCTGTGTAAACAGGTAGTCAAAAGACCACAATTGGGTAAGAATTTGCCGATGGGCAGTTATATCGCGCttccatgttttttgtttttctattaAATCTTTTTCTTGCTATGCTGATAGAAGGATCGGCCTGGCCGCTCTTTGATATGACTCTCATTAGCCATTTAGTTAAGATTTGACACTCCGGACGTAATCCCTATGTCCAGTAATCATATCCATAGAAGTGGAATTTCCTGCCTTCTGTAGCCATCATTCATGTCTCCCAAACTCCGGGTCCACCAGTACACGTGGCATACATGCTGGTCACATCGAGGCGTCCCTTCTAGATCCCTACATCTCCTCTTTACAAGGCATACCAGTGACTCTTCACACTTTAGATGGGTCCTGTGGAGCCTGGAACCCTGGCCGATCGCTCTTCTAGCCGACACTCCGGGCATCGTCCTCTCCGGACCGACCTTCCTTCTCAGGGCCCAGTCTCCCACCCGGACGTAGCTACAATGCTTAGGTAGATGGTACTGTTAGCACTGAACATACGCCAGGACTCGGGGGTTTTAAGCAGGACATTGCCTAGAGCTTCAGTCTCTCTGCTCATTGCAGGCGCTTTTGGTTATGGCAGGGGTCATCTTGGACCCTGTAACCTGACGTGCGGCTATTAGCCACATACCAAGCAAGCTACAGTCGCCCTGACCCTGCTGCCTGTTGTCCTTCCATGGACTACTCTACTCTTGGAAGGTACTACCCATTGCATGCCAGGAACCCCCTCACCCTGCCCAAGTCCTGCGGTTTTGGAGATGTTCTGACTGATCCTTACACTTTCTTTCTGCCAGACATACCCCACCCTGTCACAGGCGCCATTGTAAATCGGTGTTCTTCACGTCCACTGTGGGTGACTTATAGTTGTGCCATTATGAAATCCCGTCATAACCTGTGATAAATGTGTTTTTATATGTCCAGTACACAATGTACAGATATAGATGAGCTTTCTCATGGTTTCCTAAATAACAGGAATTCTATATATTTTGATGTGCAGGTCTGTGTTTGAGAGTCAAGCTGCAGAGGTGTCTATCTTTCAAGCACAAGGTAAGAAATCTACTAACCCCACCCCGACACTGCTGGATATGGATAAGATATGTTGTCACTGCGATAATGCTTTCCTGATAAGTTGTCATACTAATCAATAGGGGGCTCCACCTCCGACTATTGACACAGTCTCCGCCTGGAAAGTCCAATCTCTGTTGAGCTATGTAATAAATTGTTTTGTAATAATTAAGGATTTGCCGGATTAGCAGTCTACCTAAAATAGGATatgttttaaagaggttgtccaggactttaacattaatgggctgtccttaggataggtcctcAGTGTCTGAGCAGTCGGGGTCCGACACCTGGGACCAGCACCAATTGGCAGAATGGAGCATTTATATTCCCATTGGGATGGAGTGGTGGTGCTCATGCTTGATCATTGCTCCATTTATTTCCTGCCGTCATTTTTTTcaacagccccatagagaatgaatgaagagATGATCAGACATCTCATAAGACATATGAGACATAACATAAGAACTGCTGCTCTATTTGGTTAAGGGGATAAAAGTTCCCCGTTCTGACGATCTGTGCAAGTACCAGCgatcggacccccaccaatcaataagttatcatctATGATATGAATAGGCAATGATTATTCTCACTAGACAGCCCCATTAAGGTTTTATAGGAGTTTTTATTTTTTGAACGGTTATTCCCATCTGTAAGTGATGACATTTTCTCTGATATTCTACCATTTAACAATCACTAGGACCTCCGGAACCCCACCGATCTTGAGAATGAGGGGGGCATATAATGGGAAACTTCTATTGTTACGCCTGTAAATGGAGACGTATTGTATAAATGACTTTACACTCTACCATGAGAACCTGAGCGCAGATGgagtatgtgcacacaacgtcATCCAAGTTTTCCAAAATGAGAACACTTCAAGAAAcgctggcccttttttttttttccccttttttttttatcCTGAGCCTCTGTTcacactgcgtttgtgttttcctcagaACTGCGCATCGGGTGAATTTCCCATGTACTTTGTAGGCATATAGCAGCATATGTGGCCCATAAGCTCCCATTATCAAAAGAAAAGCCGACTATGctctagtatatactgtatattatgtaATGGATAACTCTACGTAGAAAAACGTAGGCTAAATCAGAGTCAACATTCACCCAAAAAAGCCTTTCTGCGTTCACAGGGTAACTGGGTGGGCAATGATTATTCACACATGCTAAGCAAATACAGGTCCTCTATCTGGTTCCATTTTCTGCACTTTTTAAGTTTTAGATGGACATGCTTATAATGTACAATCAGAGGAGCATTATCCCAGATAACATTATATTTCTCCATTTAGTAAATGATTTGTTTGTTCTCTTCCCAATAGAATGTGTATCACAATAGAAAGTGCAGTGAAATGACTGCAATAGTCCAAATTGTCCACCAGATGGCAGTGCATGCTCACACTGTAATGGAAAACCCAGGGGCTCCATCTCTGCAAGGAGCACTTTTAACCTTTTAAATGCTGAGCCCTTTTAACCCTGTGAATGCTGATGGATTAAGCACATTGCGAGACAAAGGAATAAATTACAAATGCCGGTTTCACACACCCACAGTCCTGGCATGGTAGCTTGGACCGCAGGGATATCTGGCAGGTTGTCTGCATTCCTCACTCTTCCAGACACTCTGGTAAAGTCCTGACCTGCAGTTTTTGCAGTGGTTTTTGTGGGAAGCTAGTGTCATATAATCGCAAACAATGTAATACATTGTGGGAGACCTGTACCTGCCATCATGGTCAGATTCTCTGatcccacactgtcctgcagccggTGAGTTCATGTCCTTCTTCTATTTCAGCTGGAGATCTATATTTCCGAAGGGACGCACTCAACGGAGGAGGATAGTAAGTTTGCGCTTCTTTTGCCAATAAGACAACTGTCTAACATTGGATATGAGCTGAGGCTGTGTGTGTGGGAGACGCTCCATCacgtgtgtacactgtatataatatatagacgtATGATTGCTGCAAGTGATGGATTGAAAATATCCTGTATTAAGATCTATTGCCCATAAATAGTTCACTTACTTCCCTTGGAGAAATCAACATTTTTGTTATTGGAAACCTATAAAAAGTCTAGGGAAAGTAGAGTTGACCTTCTACTGATTTATTGACCTGTTTTCTCTATTACGGAGCTCACGGTGCATTATGTGGAAAAGTAAAAATGTAACTCGCCCTATTCAACTACAGTAATAAAGAAAAATCCAAGAGTGCATAAAGCCGCCTGCGTACGTAgagattagagttgagcaaatatgttcggaatcggtcgctgaatgtgaatttgccatattcctgccatattgttaccctattcgtgccgaatttatgtttgatgatcgactCTGAACAGATtcagtcatttctactcccattgaatcCAATGACGTTCGATGAATATTGCAAAAACGATGATCACCGCCGATCATAATCGTAACTAAATTTTGAGAAATTGACTCAAATCTCGTAGAGATCACACCCCGCTCACATTTGTGCTCTGACATATGTATGTCTGTTCATAAAACGGGAACAGACAAAAAAACATCAACATTACCATTGCATCACTGATACAAACAGAAACAGAGAGCCCCCATTGATAATTATGGGGTCAGTCTGAAGCCCATTGTGTGTCCACTGCGCTTTTTGCTCCGTTCTAAAATGAGACACATAAGGGAACCCAGATGGACCCCATAATCAGTGGGACCCCTCTGCCTCCATGTGTATCTGTTATGTAACGGGTTCATTTTTGTTATTAATTCTGTTTGTCTGTTTCTAAAAATGGAACATACAAATATAATGTCACAAAACAAGTGTGAACGGGGCACAATGCTGGGGAGAAAATCTGCAGGAGCCTGTCTCTTCTGATGTGGAGTAATGGGGTATAAGGTTTCTCCTGCGTGGCTGGTTATAGTGGTGAAGTGCCTGGTTTCTGCATGTTACCTGTACAGGCCAGGCCACCAAAAACAGCAGCAATTCATGGTAAATCCATAATATGCAGATATTATATTCTAAAGAGGCCGGGTGCAGAGCAGACCCCACAACAAAAACATTAGGGGAAATTCATAAAGATTAGTGATTTGTATAACAGGTTTGATCCAAAGTCTGGAGGAGCAGCACTGGTCAAATTC
Encoded here:
- the CIAO2A gene encoding cytosolic iron-sulfur assembly component 2A gives rise to the protein MELLTGLLSALRGGTKRRARVMEERALEVYDIIRNIRDPEKPSTLEDLEVVSESCVTVEELDDECFLVTIKFTPTVPHCSLATLIGLCLRVKLQRCLSFKHKLEIYISEGTHSTEEDINKQINDKERVSAAMENPNLREIVEQCVTEPD